The stretch of DNA GATATCGGCATTCTCAATGGTCGGATTGGCAATTGTAATGTTCACCGATGTCACCTGTGTGGGTGGTTTTAGCTGTATAGCCACCAATGAGGGATTTGCCCCCTCAAGCAGGGGCTGAAGTTCATTTATAAGTTCCTTCTTGGCCTCCTCAACTTCCGGATCACCATCCACGTCAACTTTCTCCCCTTCATCACCCTCGAGAACGGAATCACGTTCCATTTTGTCACTACTTGAACTCACACTCACCGTCTCCGAGTAGTCCGATGTGTACCCATTGCTGACACTCATGAGATCACTCGCAAAGGGATTCTTGTTACTCAACGTTGTCACCGTTGCCTCACTTATCTGACTCAATTCCCTGCACAGCTCCTGCTCATCAATTTCCCCCCGCAGGCTCACCTTCTCAATTGTTGCTGGACATTTGCGGAGTGTAGAATTGGGGATCCAGGTGAGGAGGAGTGTATGCCTCTTGGCATTTGTATGTTGATCAATGAATGTCTTACTGGCAACGGTGAGATACCCAGGATGATGCAAAACATCATAATCACTGCGAACAACAGTTGGTGGATGGACACAGAcgttatttttgcaaaacattaTCTCATTGTCCTCCCCCGATGCACCACCTTCATCCACTTCCTGCTCCTCCTCACCACCTAGCACGTAGTTTGATGCCTTCCGCAGGATACTCACAAGGGGCATGACTATATCCTTCACTGCAAGTTCCTATTCAATCTTTTAAGGGAcactcgttttttttcactgctccaaaaagggaggaaaaatcaattccgtgtgtgtgtggcaaGGATGTGTCTGCCGATCGATACCCTGACATCACTCAAAGAACGTCAAATCCCACCCATGCGCagattttttgccaaatttctttggaaaatttccattcagattacaaaattttatttaaacactCTAATCGCTCGTTTCGGAGTCAAATTCCAAATGTTCAGGAAGtatattgaaaatgttttggaggaatttttgaaCCCATTAGTAGGCCAACGACCGCTGGCTCTTTAAACCGTGACGTCAGTGCAAACAGTCGCATCAAACGCCAAACAGCTGgaggaaaaatttgcaaagaaaacaaCCTGAAAATACGGAAAATATCCTTCAGAATGGACGGATTATTCATTATAGGACATCAGAATATTATCCTGTACCAGGACTACAATGAATCCCTACGGGATAAATTTATAGAGCTGGGAAAAGCCAATGGATTGCTCGAGGagaattttgaggttagaattttttgtttgttttctcttgaatttttttcaatggaaaattttcattctttttgcacctttttgggggaattttcAGGAACGTGAACTTGATAGTGATGTTGTAATGCAACTCCTTAATCCCATTGTCACCTCCCAGCGCATAATGTGCAGTCAATTTGACAATAGGTACACAAGATTGGAGACAATGGGGGATCTTGGGGTACACTATGATGAGCTCTTTGGTTTCCTCTACCTCAAAATGGGATCCGGAGATGTgataaaagagaagaagatcCTCACAGCATGCAGGGAATTTAGTAGATTAATCTGTGGCCCCGATATACAACTCTTGCGAATGGATTATGAGAAGAATAACCTCCTGAGGAATCTCATGAAGATATGGATGGAATTGGATGCGGAAGATCAGGCGACGCATTTGGAGAGAGTGGAGTATATGGTGGTGTCGCGAGAGATGAGAAATCAAGTTTTCGCAAAAATCCAAGATAGCCTGAAGAATCTCAAGGAGGAACCACATTTCGTTCACTACCATGGCTTCCTCTTTAGCCGCGGGAAGCTCTTGACGGTGTACTCCAATCGTGGTGCTAAGGATGTCTCCCCGCGGGATTTGTTTCACATTAAAATCCTTGGGACACAGGTGGGTGGCTCCTCAAGTTGCCACCTAATCTACCTGACGGGTGTCCAGCACTTCTGCTTGCCGCACATTCTCTTCAGCTATCGCATATCAAACACCCTCATCTTCCAGCTGGTTATTGAGTATGACAATTCCGACGTGGCTGATGTGATTTTCAATACCCTAACATTCCTCTGCAAGATCCACAACTACCCCCTGGATGCTGATAATATTAAACAGATGATTGACAGGAGTGACATGGCCATTAAGCAAATTCTCGAGGCACTGCGCAACAATAAGCTGGCAAAAGTTGAGGCAGAACGCATGGGGAAGAGTGTTGATATGCGTTGGAGtgggatgaagaagaaattcaatgaattggCGAAGAATTCATCCTATCGTGAGGTCACAAAGTTCTTTGAGGCCTCCCTCCCAGGACTAATTGATTGTTTAAAGCTCCTCTTCAAAACCCTCTTCTTCGACACCTTCCTCACCCTTTCATCAAACACTCTTCTAATGGAAGCGTCTGCTGTGTTGAAATCCCATCTCGATGGCGGAATTGTCAGTGAATCCGCACTTGAacaacaaaaagccgccatgaAGGCCTACATCGATGAATACCCTGGGCtcattcattttgttttcgtCGACAACACCGATGGTAGGATTATTTCACCTGAACGCAATTGGGATGACACCCGCCTGCTGTCCAGGGAGAAATTCTTCAGTACAATCGATCTCATTGCGAAGTACAAGAAAAAGGGACGAAGTTCAGTCATTTGGAAGGGCCCCGAACTCTGTTTCTCCTTCTTCACGTGGTACGAAGATGAATGTGGGCAATACTTGGATCCAAAGGAGGTGTCCGCATGCCCGGAAAATCCCACAGCATCGGCAAATTACTATCAGAAAATCACCGAAACCCTCTTTCAGCGCACCACCACTGTACAACGAATTAAATCCTACGATCTCTACCTCATCCACCTTGGGCTTGTCAACTCAAATCTCTGCCTTGAGCACTCACGTCGCATTTCTATGACCATAAATGACATAATGGGTTCTGGAGGGAATCCCCTGGATATCCTCTAAATTTCCTACGAGACTTCCGGataatttagttttctttcaatttatccttcaggattttttttacatataatAAACATTCCCCCAGCACATTCTCTTGCATATCTTGCCCCCATGAGCCACCAAAGGGCGTTTAATTGTACATACATTCCAATACCTAAGTTTTGAGGAAACCTAAGATTTGTGCCAAAATAagatcaaaaataatttgtaatgcAAAAGATTGGAGATTTTATGTAGATTgtacgaagaaaaaattaaataaaatcgcTTTAAATAATGCGAATTTATGTGATTTAGTTCGTAGAAAATTCGTCcgcattcaaaatatttcatagaataacgcataaactcctttcattgaaaataattaatttcaagaagTTTCTGTTTCGTTGGTTAATTTAGttatgagaaaaagaaagacaTTTTCTTACCTGATTTAATGtcatttaatgataaaaaagggGCCCACCCAATTTTCCAGAACACAATCCAATTCACCTTAACTGCCCTCTGATGTGGTAACTAAGTGTGTGGGTGGAGGATTTGGGATTCTCTCTATGCTCCAACCACACACAGGGGGCGACTAATTACTAAATTTCACTCCAATATTCTCCACACGTTGTCGCATGTGCTTCAAAATATCCTCCGAGAGTTCTTCGACTGTTGTAAATCGGCACTTTTGGAAGCTGAAGATATCCTTGAGGAAGCCAATTGTTTCCTCCCGGAAATACTGGCAGACCTCACGTAAATTGTCATCGGGGCCGAAGAAGCCCCACGCCATAAGGGGGCTTATTTGTTCAGAAATAAGATAAAAGTGAGCCATGAAGCCATTTGGGTATTTGAGGAGGCGCCTTTTAGCCTTCAGCACTGACCACACTGCCGTCGTCAGGGCGGTCTCTTTGAAGCCATTCGAGAGGAAGCGATTCTGTACCACAGCAATGACACTCCCAGGTGGTGAATCGAGATCCTTGAAGGCGtccaaaatgataaaatccAAGACAACATCAAAGAAGGTCATTGCTTTGACATTTCGTGCTTCGAGCTCACGCTCAATTGCCGGCCAATTGGTGTCATCCTGCAGGAAGGTCATCATCTCTTCGTAGCCAACGAGAAAATCCTTCGGGTCCTTATCACCCAAACACATGAGATCCGTGAGGATTTGTCTTCCTGTATCAGCTACCCAGCGATTTGTTGCTTCATCCCGAAAGAGTAGCTGAAAGGCCAATCGGAGGCAATGCAATTTCCCCAGGTATTCCATATCATTGGAACAATTAACTAATTCCGTACGGATTGTGCGACAGGGTATTGGGGTGTCCTCCATGTGACGCAGGGCACTCTGATACAGCGGATACTTATCGGCATTTGCGGCAAAGACTTCCGtaaattcctcaaattccCGCAAATCCGCCACTTGATCGAGTGCCGAGGCAA from Lutzomyia longipalpis isolate SR_M1_2022 chromosome 4, ASM2433408v1 encodes:
- the LOC129796399 gene encoding mitoguardin; its protein translation is MPDYQIIPFKITTQRVVIVSVTAGIALLGILARYLRRRRTVRPPRRARKLPGGRRTRNSMRSPNDVISVAGSKASARSVSPGGSMLALSDRLSLASGSLGAGVLGAATPLTSQQLGVLGMEALENVITHWEDALATHCTAAGIIIAGTSEETEFCYEIQNLLDAAYTLQDQSELLFLDQRSVLFREESYIQDASIEDAANERAKRSGSDPNLDSAESFASALDQVADLREFEEFTEVFAANADKYPLYQSALRHMEDTPIPCRTIRTELVNCSNDMEYLGKLHCLRLAFQLLFRDEATNRWVADTGRQILTDLMCLGDKDPKDFLVGYEEMMTFLQDDTNWPAIERELEARNVKAMTFFDVVLDFIILDAFKDLDSPPGSVIAVVQNRFLSNGFKETALTTAVWSVLKAKRRLLKYPNGFMAHFYLISEQISPLMAWGFFGPDDNLREVCQYFREETIGFLKDIFSFQKCRFTTVEELSEDILKHMRQRVENIGVKFSN
- the LOC129796396 gene encoding BLOC-3 complex member HPS1 yields the protein MDGLFIIGHQNIILYQDYNESLRDKFIELGKANGLLEENFEERELDSDVVMQLLNPIVTSQRIMCSQFDNRYTRLETMGDLGVHYDELFGFLYLKMGSGDVIKEKKILTACREFSRLICGPDIQLLRMDYEKNNLLRNLMKIWMELDAEDQATHLERVEYMVVSREMRNQVFAKIQDSLKNLKEEPHFVHYHGFLFSRGKLLTVYSNRGAKDVSPRDLFHIKILGTQVGGSSSCHLIYLTGVQHFCLPHILFSYRISNTLIFQLVIEYDNSDVADVIFNTLTFLCKIHNYPLDADNIKQMIDRSDMAIKQILEALRNNKLAKVEAERMGKSVDMRWSGMKKKFNELAKNSSYREVTKFFEASLPGLIDCLKLLFKTLFFDTFLTLSSNTLLMEASAVLKSHLDGGIVSESALEQQKAAMKAYIDEYPGLIHFVFVDNTDGRIISPERNWDDTRLLSREKFFSTIDLIAKYKKKGRSSVIWKGPELCFSFFTWYEDECGQYLDPKEVSACPENPTASANYYQKITETLFQRTTTVQRIKSYDLYLIHLGLVNSNLCLEHSRRISMTINDIMGSGGNPLDIL